The proteins below are encoded in one region of Sphingobacterium sp. R2:
- the murF gene encoding UDP-N-acetylmuramoyl-tripeptide--D-alanyl-D-alanine ligase: protein MDIQSLYQIYKQYPNITTDTRKIGKDSIFFALKGANFNGNTFAENAIEMGAKYVVIDEDIYQKDERYILVDDVLNTLQQLANYHRHQLHIPIIGVTGTNGKTTTKELLYAVVSQKFKAYATKGNLNNHIGVPLTLLAIDDSFELAIIEMGANHLKEIAFLCGIAEPTHGLISNVGKAHLEGFGSFEGVKTTKGELYDWLQDHQGVLFLQADNPHLKEMAAARQITDIVTYGFSENNQVIGKLLKANPLLQIEWQKKGTTDSYIVNTQLTGSYNTENFLAAIAVGLHFDISAEAINQGIEGYTPTNNRSQVMKTAHNTLICDYYNANATSMSAALDNIRIIDADKKAIVLGDMFELGEESFEEHKKIVENVRSIPADRKIFVGKEFFVHRYEGGEFYETTAEAKQAIRDTPVMNSTVLLKASRGMAFENLVELL from the coding sequence ATGGATATCCAATCACTCTATCAGATTTATAAACAGTATCCGAATATTACAACAGATACACGTAAAATTGGAAAAGATAGTATCTTTTTCGCTTTAAAAGGGGCTAATTTCAATGGCAATACGTTCGCAGAAAATGCGATTGAAATGGGCGCTAAATATGTTGTTATTGACGAAGATATTTACCAAAAAGATGAAAGGTATATTCTTGTTGATGATGTTCTTAATACATTGCAGCAGCTTGCGAATTATCACCGGCATCAATTGCATATTCCCATTATTGGCGTGACTGGTACGAATGGAAAAACAACAACCAAAGAGCTGTTATATGCGGTGGTTTCACAAAAGTTCAAGGCATATGCAACGAAAGGAAATTTAAATAACCACATTGGAGTTCCGTTAACTTTATTAGCAATAGACGATTCGTTCGAACTGGCAATCATAGAAATGGGAGCAAATCATTTAAAAGAAATTGCTTTTTTATGTGGAATTGCCGAACCGACACATGGTTTGATTTCCAACGTTGGTAAAGCACATCTCGAGGGTTTTGGATCTTTTGAAGGTGTAAAGACAACCAAAGGCGAACTGTACGACTGGTTGCAGGACCATCAGGGTGTATTATTTTTGCAGGCGGATAATCCACATCTTAAGGAAATGGCTGCCGCCCGCCAGATAACCGATATTGTTACTTATGGTTTTTCGGAAAATAATCAGGTCATAGGGAAGCTTCTTAAAGCAAATCCTCTGTTGCAAATTGAATGGCAAAAGAAGGGTACGACCGACTCTTATATAGTAAATACCCAATTAACAGGATCTTATAATACCGAAAATTTTCTAGCTGCTATTGCCGTAGGGCTGCATTTTGACATTTCTGCTGAAGCGATCAATCAGGGGATTGAAGGGTACACCCCAACGAACAATCGTTCTCAGGTGATGAAAACTGCACACAATACACTGATCTGCGATTATTATAATGCAAATGCAACGAGCATGTCCGCTGCACTAGATAATATCCGTATTATTGATGCAGATAAGAAAGCAATTGTATTGGGAGATATGTTCGAATTGGGAGAAGAATCTTTTGAAGAGCATAAAAAAATTGTCGAAAACGTAAGATCTATCCCAGCTGATCGCAAGATCTTTGTTGGAAAAGAGTTTTTTGTGCATCGATACGAGGGGGGAGAGTTTTATGAAACTACTGCCGAAGCAAAACAAGCCATCCGTGACACGCCAGTAATGAACAGCACGGTTTTACTGAAAGCCTCAAGGGGCATGGCGTTTGAAAATTTAGTCGAATTACTATAG